Part of the Acidobacteriota bacterium genome is shown below.
TCCACATATCCTGAAGTTGTTATTTCCCCTGCTATAAAGACTAACCCAGTGGTAACAAGAGTTTCACACGCAACTCTTCCATCTGGATCCTGCTCTAATATTCCATCTAAAACAGCATCGGAAATCTGGTCAGCAATTTTATCAGGATGACCTTCGGTTACTGATTCTGAGGTAAATAAATGTCTTTCTTTTGTCATAAACCCTCCTAAAAATTAATAACTCTTATACCACAGCCACTGATAAAAAACAACAGAAAATACCTTTGAAGAAGATCATGAAACAAAAAAGTTCATAGAAATAATGGTTCTTGACATTCGGTATTTTTTCAATTTAATTAATAATTTAAAATTTAATACTCAGGGTTAAAGGAAAGGGGAATTAAAGGAGGGAAAAAAGATGCATACAATTGTTAGATATTATATTAAAACAAGCATTGTATTTTTGTTTACTGGGATAATCTCAGGGTTTTACATGTTAATAATAAAGGAAATTCCCGGGCAATATCCTGACTCTCAAATTATCACAGCCCATACTCATGTAATACTTGTAGGATTTGTAATGATGATGATATTTGGAGTTGCTCAATGGATGTTTCCAAGGCCTTCAAAAGAAGATAAACATTACAGTCCACAGCGAGCTTTATTTATCTTCTGGCTTATGGCAATCTCAATTATCATAAGAACTATTTCAGAAATATTAAATTCCTTTCTAAGTTCATTTGTTTTAA
Proteins encoded:
- a CDS encoding cbb3-type cytochrome c oxidase subunit I gives rise to the protein MHTIVRYYIKTSIVFLFTGIISGFYMLIIKEIPGQYPDSQIITAHTHVILVGFVMMMIFGVAQWMFPRPSKEDKHYSPQRALFIFWLMAISIIIRTISEILNSFLSSFVLSGLIILGSLGEATGIILFFYNMWTRIRPVGSHIREAEGEKF